In a single window of the Corvus cornix cornix isolate S_Up_H32 chromosome 22, ASM73873v5, whole genome shotgun sequence genome:
- the SLC20A1 gene encoding sodium-dependent phosphate transporter 1 produces MEPTPAVPTAPMADFLWMLVLGFIIAFVLAFSVGANDVANSFGTAVGSGVVTLRQACILASIFETVGSVLLGAKVSETIRKGLIDVEMYNSTQELLMAGSICAMSGSAVWQLMASFLKLPISGTHCIVGATIGFSLVAQGQEGVKWSELLKIVLSWFISPLLSGIMSAILFFLVQRFILCKADPVPNGLRALPVFYACTVGINLFSIMYTGAPLLGFDKLPLWGILLISAGSAVVCALVVWFFVCPRMKKKIDREIKSSPSESPLMEKNVGSKEEQEEAKMPLGDAKSPAADAELAMPPRAAVEERMVSFNLGELEEAPEQERLPSLDLKETSIDSGAVRLPNGNLVHLSQAVGHQLGSGGQYQYHTVHKDSGLYKELLHKLHLAKMGDCMGDSGDKPLRRNNSYTSYTMAICGMPLDSLRARDTEEGEKLSWSVADTKKRVRMDSYTSYCNAVADAHPAADVDLNTAQAELGASAHKGSSSSLEEWHEQDKPEVSLLFQFLQILTACFGSFAHGGNDVSNAIGPLVALFLVYQTGDVATKVATPIWLLLYGGAGICIGLWVWGRRVIQTMGKDLTPITPSSGFSIELASALTVVIASNVGLPISTTHCKVGSVVSVGWLRSRKAVDWRLFRNIFMAWFVTVPISGLISAAIMAVFKFAVLKV; encoded by the exons ATGGAGCCGACCCCCGCGGTGCCCACCGCCCCCATGGCTGACTTCCTCTGGATGCTGGTCCTGGGCTTCATCATTGCTTTCGTCCTGGCCTTCTCTGTTGGTGCAAACGATGTGGCTAACTCCTTTGGCACGGCTGTGGGCTCGGGGGTGGTGACCCTGCGGCAGGCCTGCATCCTGGCCAGCATCTTTGAGACCGTgggctctgtcctgctgggagccaAGGTCAGCGAGACTATCCGGAAGGGGCTGATTGATGTAGAGATGTACAACtccacacaggagctgctgatggCCGGTTCGATCTGCGCCATGTCTG GATCAGCTGTGTGGCAGCTGATGGCTTCATTCTTGAAGCTCCCCATTTCTGGTACCCACTGCATCGTTGGAGCAACCATTGGCTTCTCGCTGGTTGCTCAAGGGCAAGAAGGTGTCAAGTGGTCTGAGTTGCTGAAGATTG TGTTGTCCTGGTTCATCTCACCCCTTCTTTCGGGCATCATGTCTGCTATCCTGTTCTTCCTCGTCCAGAGATTCATCCTCTGTAAG GCAGATCCTGTTCCCAATGGCCTGCGAGCTTTGCCCGTCTTCTATGCTTGCACTGTGGGAATCAACCTCTTCTCCATCATGTACACTGGGGCGCCCT TGCTGGGCTTTGACAAACTTCCTCTGTGGGGTATCCTCCTAATATCGGCGGGGAGTGCTGTTGTCTGTGCTCTCGTCGTCTGGTTCTTTGTATGTCCgagaatgaagaagaaaattgacC GAGAGATAAAATCGAGTCCTTCTGAAAGCCCCTTGATGGAGAAGAATGTTGGCTCAAAAGAGGAGCAAGAGGAGGCCAAGATGCCCCTGGGTGATGCCAAGAGCCCTGCTGCCGATGCAGAGTTGGCCATGCCGCCCCGGGCAGCAGTGGAAGAGAGGATGGTCTCCTTCAACCtgggggagctggaggaggccccagagcaggagaggcTTCCCAGCCTCGACCTGAAGGAAACAAGTATTGACAGTG GAGCTGTGCGGCTGCCCAATGGCAACCTGGTCCAcctgagccaggctgtgggCCACCAACTGGGCTCAGGCGGGCAATACCAGTACCACACTGTGCACAAGGACTCCGGCCTCtacaaggagctgctgcacaagCTGCACCTAGCCAAGATGGGGGACTGCATGGGGGACTCGGGGGACAAGCCCCTGCGGCGCAATAACAGCTATACCTCCTACACCATGGCCATCTGTGGCATGCCCCTGGACTCGCTGCGTGCCAGGGATACCGAGGAGGGGGAGAAGCTGAGCTGGTCTGTGGCGGACACTAAGAAGAGGGTCCGCATGGACAGCTACACAAGCTACTGCAACGCAGTGGCAGATGCCCACCCGGCTGCAGATGTGGACCTGAACAcagcccaggcagagctgggtgccAGTGCCcacaagggcagcagcagctccctggaagAGTGGCATGAGCAGGACAAGCCTGAGGTGTCCCTACTCTTCCAGTTCCTGCAGATCCTCACGGCCTGCTTTGGCTCCTTCGCTCATGGTGGCAATGATGTCAG CAATGCCATTGGGCCCCTGGTCGCACTCTTCCTGGTCTATCAGACGGGCGATGTGGCTACCAAGGTGGCAACTCCCATCTGGCTGCTTCTCTATGGGGGTGCAGGGATTTGCATCGGCTTGTGGGTCTGGGGAAGGAGAGTCATCCAGACGATGGGGAAGGACCTGACTCCCATCACACCATCCAG CGGCTTCAGCATTGAGCTGGCATCAGCACTGACGGTGGTCATTGCCTCCAATGTTGGCCTCCCAATCAGCACAACCCACTGCAAG GTGGGCTCAGTGGTCTCAGTGGGCTGGCTGCGCTCCAGGAAGGCAGTAGACTGGCGCCTCTTCCGAAACATCTTCATGGCGTGGTTCGTCACCGTGCCCATCTCTGGCCTCATTAGTGCTGCCATCATGGCTGTCTTCAAGTTCGCTGTCCTGAAGGTGTGA